One Flagellimonas sp. CMM7 genomic region harbors:
- a CDS encoding PD40 domain-containing protein: protein MKIENIIKEWRDMTTSNIKFNYNLCKYFLGIISAAIPLSCTNEKQQQTLPKNGIENPFQKLDSLGETPVMFYPNIVSTAIDKFNTSFSPDGNTIYYTATSQKLGITGIAYQEFVNGTYSQPKFVPFVSFDIATADVQISPDGRRMLFSTYEEYEGKPEGFNFNLWESRLKEGLWQKPTPIGGSIASKGNEFYPVMTKNGNLYFNSDKSGNSDLYYAKFENDTYGEPIPLPKNINTDAREADAFVAQDESFIIFVRVDEPDGYGNSDLYISFNKGGDEWTDPINMGKTINSDQIDGSPYVTPDGKHLLFTSGRISPNTKETAMESYARFKSTMTSSNNGSLNFFIVKLNLTRYKELATSSD from the coding sequence ATGAAAATAGAGAACATCATTAAGGAATGGAGGGATATGACCACTTCAAACATCAAATTCAACTACAATCTCTGTAAATATTTTTTGGGAATTATATCAGCAGCTATACCACTATCATGTACCAACGAAAAACAACAACAGACCTTACCTAAAAATGGTATTGAAAATCCATTTCAAAAATTGGATTCCTTGGGAGAAACACCTGTTATGTTTTATCCCAATATTGTTTCGACGGCAATCGACAAATTCAATACCAGTTTTAGTCCTGATGGTAATACCATTTATTATACTGCTACTTCTCAAAAATTAGGAATTACCGGTATTGCCTATCAAGAATTTGTGAATGGAACATATTCGCAACCCAAATTTGTTCCCTTTGTTTCTTTCGATATTGCCACAGCCGATGTACAAATTTCTCCAGATGGTAGACGCATGCTGTTTTCCACATATGAGGAGTATGAAGGTAAACCAGAAGGTTTCAACTTTAATCTTTGGGAGTCTAGATTAAAGGAAGGTCTTTGGCAAAAACCAACACCTATAGGCGGCTCAATTGCATCAAAAGGGAATGAATTTTATCCAGTGATGACTAAAAATGGTAACCTCTATTTTAATTCGGACAAGAGCGGGAATAGTGACCTCTATTATGCCAAATTCGAAAATGACACCTATGGTGAACCTATACCGTTGCCCAAAAATATCAATACTGATGCCAGAGAGGCCGATGCTTTTGTGGCACAGGATGAATCGTTTATCATCTTTGTTCGTGTGGATGAACCAGATGGATATGGAAATAGTGACCTCTACATCAGTTTCAATAAAGGTGGTGATGAATGGACAGATCCCATTAATATGGGCAAAACCATCAACAGTGATCAAATTGATGGAAGCCCTTATGTTACCCCTGATGGAAAACATTTATTGTTTACCTCTGGTAGAATCTCTCCGAACACCAAGGAAACAGCTATGGAAAGCTATGCGAGGTTTAAATCGACCATGACTTCAAGTAACAATGGCTCGTTGAATTTCTTTATTGTAAAGTTGAATTTAACCCGCTATAAAGAATTGGCTACGTCGAGCGATTAA
- a CDS encoding (2Fe-2S)-binding protein, which yields MTLNINNRDYSFEAEVNMPLLWVLRDLLEMTGTKYSCGIGLCGACTVLVNGEAARSCSIPISAVLDKKITTIEHSEPNSLLQPLKDSWVENDTPQCGYCQSGQIMNALALLTQNLDPSEEEIELGMRGNICRCGTYPRIKKSIQQVAQKNREL from the coding sequence ATGACGCTTAATATCAACAATCGAGATTATTCATTTGAAGCTGAAGTAAACATGCCCCTCTTGTGGGTTTTACGCGATTTGTTAGAGATGACCGGTACCAAATACTCCTGTGGTATTGGCCTATGTGGGGCATGTACAGTTTTGGTAAATGGTGAGGCTGCACGTTCATGCAGTATTCCTATTTCAGCAGTATTGGATAAAAAAATCACCACTATTGAACATTCTGAACCCAATTCTCTTTTACAACCCCTAAAAGACTCTTGGGTAGAAAATGATACACCTCAATGTGGGTATTGCCAAAGCGGACAAATCATGAACGCATTGGCGCTGTTAACGCAAAACCTTGACCCTAGTGAAGAGGAAATCGAATTGGGAATGCGCGGTAATATTTGTCGATGTGGCACCTATCCAAGAATCAAAAAATCCATTCAACAAGTCGCTCAAAAAAATCGAGAGCTATGA
- a CDS encoding dipeptidase produces MFVFDAHLDLAMNALEWNRDLTWTVEEIRKSEEGMMDKPDRGKNTVSLQAMRKGNVGLCVATQIARYVKKGSPLPGWNSPHQAWAQTQGQLAWYKVMEEIGEMVQITNLKELKTHMALWERDDSDSKKPIGYILSLEGADSIITIDHLEKSHEMGLRAIGPAHYGPGTYAHGTDSIGGIGTKGKELLKKIEELNLILDATHLCDKSFWETMKIYNGPVWASHNNCRKFVNHNRQFSDEQINELIDRKAVVGLALDAWMMVPNWIRGKSTPKAMGVTLNQMVDNIDHICQLAGNSLHVGVGTDLDGAFGKEQSPDDLDTIADLQKIPFLLHERGYSDDDVENIMHLNFIKFLERTWG; encoded by the coding sequence ATGTTCGTATTTGATGCACATTTGGATTTGGCCATGAACGCTTTGGAGTGGAACAGGGATTTAACCTGGACTGTTGAAGAAATCAGAAAGAGCGAAGAAGGGATGATGGATAAACCCGATCGAGGTAAAAACACCGTTTCTTTACAGGCAATGCGAAAAGGTAATGTAGGTCTCTGCGTGGCAACACAAATTGCTCGTTATGTAAAAAAAGGAAGCCCATTGCCTGGTTGGAATTCTCCACATCAAGCTTGGGCACAAACCCAGGGACAACTTGCCTGGTACAAGGTCATGGAAGAAATTGGTGAAATGGTGCAGATTACCAATTTAAAAGAGTTAAAAACACATATGGCACTTTGGGAACGTGATGATAGTGACTCCAAAAAGCCAATTGGATACATACTTAGCTTGGAAGGCGCAGATTCAATCATTACCATAGACCATCTTGAAAAATCCCATGAAATGGGGTTAAGGGCTATTGGTCCTGCACACTATGGGCCTGGGACATACGCACATGGCACTGACTCCATCGGGGGAATTGGTACTAAAGGAAAAGAGCTTTTAAAAAAAATAGAAGAACTCAATCTTATTTTAGATGCTACCCATTTATGCGATAAGAGTTTTTGGGAAACAATGAAAATTTACAATGGGCCGGTTTGGGCAAGCCATAATAATTGCAGAAAATTTGTAAATCATAACAGGCAGTTTTCAGATGAACAAATCAATGAACTAATTGATAGAAAAGCAGTTGTAGGCCTTGCTCTTGATGCATGGATGATGGTTCCTAATTGGATAAGGGGAAAATCCACTCCCAAAGCTATGGGGGTTACTTTAAATCAGATGGTAGACAACATTGATCACATATGCCAATTGGCCGGAAACTCATTGCACGTGGGTGTCGGAACTGATCTTGACGGGGCTTTTGGCAAAGAGCAATCTCCGGATGATCTTGATACTATAGCTGATTTACAGAAAATACCATTTTTACTGCATGAAAGAGGGTATTCGGATGATGATGTCGAAAATATTATGCACCTCAATTTTATAAAATTCCTTGAGAGAACATGGGGATAG
- a CDS encoding lipocalin family protein: MKTIKTISILGLLFLSFACSDNNDDDNLSETQKTENLLTSGKWYLESKTPNDFSACEKNGSLQFNDDGSIVQENFEENSGTCELEETATATYTLSGSSLEITFGSEIVSATINSITASELSLTDSSGDIIILDKTRG, from the coding sequence ATGAAAACAATAAAAACAATTAGTATTCTAGGTCTTTTATTTTTGTCGTTCGCGTGCAGCGATAATAATGATGATGACAACTTATCCGAAACGCAGAAAACAGAAAATTTACTGACTTCTGGTAAATGGTATCTAGAGTCCAAAACACCGAACGATTTTTCAGCATGTGAAAAAAATGGCTCTCTTCAATTTAATGATGATGGTTCAATTGTACAGGAAAATTTTGAAGAAAATTCGGGGACTTGTGAGTTAGAAGAAACTGCCACAGCTACTTATACCTTAAGTGGTTCGTCTTTGGAAATTACGTTTGGTTCTGAGATTGTTTCAGCAACTATCAATAGTATTACTGCAAGTGAGTTATCACTAACAGACTCAAGTGGAGATATAATTATACTTGATAAAACACGGGGTTGA
- a CDS encoding (2Fe-2S)-binding protein: MANYSLKINNETHTVDVSPDTPLLWVLRGELKLYGTKYGCGIAQCGACTVHIDGLPIRSCSIPIENVDNKSITTIEGLSEKSDHPVQMAWEAEDVPQCGYCQSGQIMTAVALLERIPNPTDEEINRAMKGNICRCGTYSRICKAIKAAAKNIES, from the coding sequence ATGGCAAATTATTCTTTGAAAATCAATAATGAAACCCACACCGTTGATGTTTCCCCAGATACGCCACTACTGTGGGTTTTAAGGGGTGAGCTGAAGTTGTACGGCACAAAATATGGCTGTGGTATTGCTCAATGTGGTGCTTGTACTGTGCACATTGATGGTTTGCCAATAAGATCCTGTAGCATCCCCATTGAAAACGTAGATAATAAATCTATCACTACCATTGAGGGTTTGTCAGAGAAATCCGATCATCCAGTCCAAATGGCATGGGAAGCAGAGGATGTACCGCAATGTGGCTATTGCCAATCAGGACAAATCATGACGGCGGTAGCTCTTTTGGAGCGCATTCCAAATCCAACCGATGAGGAGATCAATAGGGCCATGAAAGGGAACATCTGTCGTTGTGGTACGTATTCCCGAATTTGTAAAGCCATTAAAGCAGCAGCCAAAAACATAGAGTCATGA
- a CDS encoding cytochrome c, producing MKQLLIVSLFFLAISSCKPKAEKESIANGKEVYITNCISCHQPDGKGIEGAYPSLVKSDYITTDQTQRALKLIKYGSGFDAGMKPISLTEKEIVDVLNYIQNTWENEGAFLTKTQLKQFKINR from the coding sequence ATGAAACAATTGTTGATTGTATCCTTGTTTTTTTTGGCTATATCATCCTGTAAGCCAAAAGCAGAAAAAGAGAGTATTGCCAATGGAAAAGAAGTTTACATCACTAATTGCATAAGTTGTCATCAACCAGATGGCAAAGGAATTGAAGGAGCATATCCCTCCCTTGTAAAATCAGATTATATTACAACAGATCAAACTCAAAGAGCCCTGAAACTCATAAAATATGGTTCTGGGTTCGATGCAGGAATGAAGCCTATTTCACTTACGGAAAAGGAAATAGTGGATGTACTTAATTACATCCAAAACACTTGGGAAAATGAAGGAGCATTTTTAACAAAAACTCAATTAAAGCAATTCAAAATCAATAGATGA
- a CDS encoding RidA family protein: MDNLPSERIKELGLQFPPAPKPLGVYKPLLVVDNFLYISGQGPINLDGTLMVGRAGDDLNEDQAKLAARQVGLTMLSTIQTHFGSLDKIKRVVKVLGMVNSTPDFGRQPYVVNGFSELMADVFGKENGIGVRSAVGMMLPDNIPVEVEAMFQLR, translated from the coding sequence ATGGATAATTTACCTTCAGAAAGAATAAAAGAATTAGGGCTTCAATTTCCACCTGCTCCTAAACCCTTAGGAGTTTATAAGCCACTATTGGTGGTGGATAATTTTCTGTACATTTCTGGACAGGGACCTATTAATTTGGATGGAACTTTAATGGTAGGTCGCGCTGGAGATGACCTAAATGAAGATCAGGCTAAATTGGCAGCTCGCCAAGTTGGATTAACGATGCTGTCTACCATTCAGACACATTTTGGCAGTTTGGATAAAATTAAACGCGTGGTCAAAGTTCTAGGGATGGTCAATTCAACCCCGGATTTTGGAAGACAACCCTATGTTGTAAATGGGTTCAGCGAGCTTATGGCTGATGTATTCGGAAAGGAAAATGGAATTGGAGTTAGAAGCGCAGTTGGAATGATGTTGCCAGACAACATTCCCGTTGAAGTAGAGGCTATGTTCCAATTGCGTTAA
- a CDS encoding molybdopterin cofactor-binding domain-containing protein has translation MKRRHFFKTSTLAGGGLLMSTFIPLSCTIDTAGQESWEPNFFLRIDPDNTITFICSITELGQGTSTGLTMIVADELGIAMEKLKVEFGDGAFERYGHFQDTGGSNGLRLLWNPLRKAMATTREIFVLAAAQKWDVEPNDCYSENGWVSCESNNKKASYASLIVLAKEVPIPLEIELKDASTYNYIGKPVIGKKTKTIVEGRLPYSINIKMPDMVYATIARCPIWNGKLIHFDATKAKEFPGVIDVIEVPSTEINPSNDFKGGVRSGIAVLASNTWAAFEAKKLLEIEWDLGRFAEKSDLDVKQEILDQLDEPKRINHDFKEASKALKDSKKFKATYVTPYQTNACMEPLNATAHHKGNTIEIWAGSQAPAMFRERIYELTGIPEAAIISHNLPSGGGFGRRFHSDFVEEAVLISEKIRKPVKVTWSREDTFKTSKYHPLSADSWDAVLDKNNKAVALGYQGTVGRTSGFQPYPYALPKVHYNSIYEKKGPLLPRASWRSVYAHPWALSLECFIDELAHLGQMDPIEYRLELLEKAEVVEQIMDIWVGDNLYPEKLKRTLEKVKHESNWGQTKENHYQGVSSVGYNTSYCSQVIEISIIGKELKVVKVTVVMDCGLVINPSQVKAQVEGSIVWGLTAALKDKITVKNGSVEQENYDSYDMLRMDETPIIDVHLLDSPDSPSGAGEPAVPGIAPALLNAVFAATGNRIREIPISTKL, from the coding sequence ATGAAAAGAAGACATTTCTTTAAAACATCAACACTTGCTGGGGGAGGGCTTTTAATGAGCACCTTCATTCCACTTTCATGTACAATCGACACAGCAGGACAAGAAAGTTGGGAGCCGAATTTTTTTCTTCGAATAGACCCGGATAATACCATCACATTTATTTGTTCAATAACCGAGCTGGGACAAGGCACCTCCACAGGACTTACTATGATTGTAGCAGATGAGCTCGGTATTGCTATGGAAAAACTTAAAGTGGAATTCGGAGATGGCGCTTTTGAACGATATGGACACTTTCAAGACACAGGAGGAAGCAATGGCTTACGACTTTTATGGAACCCTTTACGCAAGGCAATGGCTACGACTAGAGAAATCTTTGTTCTGGCTGCTGCCCAAAAATGGGACGTAGAACCCAACGATTGTTATAGTGAAAACGGTTGGGTAAGCTGTGAATCCAACAACAAAAAAGCCTCTTACGCTAGTTTAATAGTATTAGCCAAAGAGGTTCCCATACCTCTGGAAATTGAATTAAAAGATGCCTCCACCTATAACTACATAGGAAAGCCGGTGATAGGAAAAAAAACAAAAACCATCGTTGAAGGCCGATTGCCTTATAGTATCAATATCAAAATGCCCGATATGGTCTATGCCACCATAGCCCGTTGTCCGATTTGGAATGGCAAATTGATTCATTTTGATGCAACAAAAGCTAAGGAATTTCCTGGGGTTATCGATGTGATAGAAGTTCCAAGTACAGAAATAAACCCTAGCAATGACTTTAAAGGAGGTGTCAGATCTGGTATTGCAGTGCTAGCAAGTAACACTTGGGCCGCTTTTGAAGCGAAAAAGTTGTTGGAAATTGAATGGGATTTGGGCCGATTTGCTGAAAAATCCGATTTGGATGTCAAACAGGAAATCTTGGATCAACTGGATGAGCCCAAAAGAATAAATCATGATTTCAAGGAAGCTTCAAAAGCATTAAAGGACTCCAAGAAATTTAAAGCGACCTACGTCACTCCCTATCAAACTAACGCTTGTATGGAACCACTCAACGCTACCGCCCATCATAAAGGGAATACCATTGAAATTTGGGCGGGTAGCCAAGCACCGGCCATGTTCAGAGAACGTATCTACGAACTTACCGGAATACCTGAAGCTGCCATAATATCGCACAACCTACCCTCTGGAGGTGGGTTTGGTAGGCGGTTTCATTCCGATTTTGTGGAGGAAGCCGTTTTAATTTCGGAAAAAATACGTAAGCCCGTAAAGGTGACTTGGTCAAGAGAAGATACTTTCAAAACTTCTAAGTACCATCCTCTAAGTGCAGATTCTTGGGATGCCGTGTTGGATAAAAACAATAAAGCAGTTGCCCTGGGCTATCAAGGCACCGTGGGAAGGACCAGTGGATTTCAACCTTATCCTTATGCCTTACCAAAGGTTCATTACAACAGTATTTACGAAAAGAAAGGTCCGTTGTTACCCAGAGCTTCTTGGCGCAGTGTTTATGCCCATCCTTGGGCTTTAAGTTTGGAATGTTTTATTGATGAATTAGCTCATCTTGGACAAATGGACCCTATTGAGTATCGATTAGAATTATTGGAAAAAGCAGAAGTAGTGGAGCAGATTATGGACATTTGGGTAGGCGACAATCTTTATCCTGAAAAACTAAAACGTACCCTTGAAAAAGTTAAACATGAATCCAATTGGGGGCAAACTAAAGAAAATCACTACCAAGGAGTTTCTTCAGTAGGCTATAATACATCTTATTGCTCTCAGGTAATTGAGATTTCAATAATTGGTAAAGAGTTGAAAGTTGTAAAAGTTACTGTTGTTATGGACTGTGGACTGGTCATCAACCCAAGTCAAGTAAAAGCTCAAGTTGAAGGAAGTATAGTATGGGGGTTGACTGCTGCACTTAAAGATAAGATTACCGTTAAAAATGGAAGCGTAGAACAGGAAAACTATGATTCCTATGATATGTTGCGAATGGATGAAACCCCAATAATTGATGTTCATTTATTGGATAGTCCAGATTCGCCATCTGGTGCAGGTGAACCTGCGGTGCCAGGTATTGCTCCCGCGCTATTGAACGCAGTTTTTGCTGCAACAGGAAATCGAATTCGGGAAATCCCAATATCAACAAAACTATAG
- a CDS encoding gluconate:H+ symporter — protein sequence MPIVFVVLGILLLFLLIAKFKLNAFLSFIIVSLFVGISQNMNLEGLVKSIQTGIGNTLGFLVLILGLGAMLGKLVADSGAAQQITTKLVEAFGVKYVQWAVVLTGFIVGIPMFYSVGFVILIPLVFTIAMSTGFPLLYVGLPMLTSLSVTHGYLPPHPAPTAIAAMFNANIGKTIIYGIVIAIPAIIIAGPLFARTIKKIEAKPLKEFYNPVVIKDEHLPSVMVSVLTALLPILLIGLSIAVDQFMQESSVKTILVFLGNPVIAMLISVLVAIYTLGFSRGKKMGAVMDSLSSSVSSITMILLIIAGAGALKEVLVDSGVSNYIADLLKGSSVSPLVLAWLIATAIRVCVGSATVAGLTAAGIVLPLASGTGVNTELMVLAIGSGSLMLSHVNDTGFWMFKEYFNLTVKETLSTWTVMETLVGVIGLLGVLTLNMFI from the coding sequence ATGCCCATTGTTTTTGTTGTATTAGGAATATTGCTATTGTTTCTACTCATCGCAAAATTTAAACTCAACGCCTTCCTTTCTTTTATAATTGTTTCCTTGTTTGTGGGAATATCCCAAAACATGAATTTAGAAGGTCTTGTTAAATCCATTCAGACGGGCATTGGTAATACACTTGGTTTTTTGGTCTTGATCTTAGGTCTGGGAGCAATGTTGGGAAAACTAGTTGCAGATAGTGGTGCGGCGCAGCAAATCACTACAAAATTGGTAGAAGCTTTTGGAGTTAAATATGTACAATGGGCAGTGGTTTTAACTGGGTTTATTGTAGGTATTCCAATGTTTTATTCTGTTGGCTTTGTAATATTAATTCCTTTGGTATTTACCATTGCCATGTCAACAGGTTTTCCATTATTATATGTTGGATTGCCTATGCTCACATCTTTGTCCGTAACCCATGGATACCTGCCGCCACACCCTGCACCAACCGCTATTGCCGCCATGTTTAATGCCAATATCGGAAAAACCATCATATATGGTATTGTTATAGCAATTCCTGCAATCATTATCGCAGGCCCACTTTTTGCACGAACAATAAAAAAAATTGAGGCAAAGCCTTTAAAGGAATTTTACAACCCCGTTGTTATAAAAGATGAACATCTGCCCAGTGTAATGGTCAGTGTGTTGACTGCTTTGCTACCTATATTGTTAATAGGTCTATCCATTGCTGTAGATCAATTTATGCAAGAGAGTAGCGTTAAAACTATTCTTGTCTTCTTGGGGAACCCAGTCATTGCAATGTTAATCTCAGTATTGGTAGCGATTTATACTTTGGGTTTTTCAAGAGGCAAAAAAATGGGAGCAGTTATGGATTCTCTATCCAGCTCAGTATCCAGTATCACTATGATTCTATTGATCATTGCTGGAGCTGGGGCGCTAAAAGAAGTGCTGGTAGATAGTGGCGTAAGCAATTATATCGCAGACTTATTAAAAGGCTCTAGTGTATCCCCTTTGGTTTTAGCCTGGTTAATAGCGACGGCCATTAGAGTTTGTGTTGGATCTGCAACCGTTGCGGGATTAACGGCTGCTGGTATTGTACTTCCATTAGCATCGGGAACAGGCGTTAATACAGAACTTATGGTATTGGCCATTGGTTCAGGAAGTCTAATGTTGTCCCATGTGAACGACACTGGTTTTTGGATGTTCAAAGAATATTTCAATCTTACAGTCAAAGAAACCTTGTCCACATGGACGGTCATGGAAACTTTGGTGGGTGTGATTGGATTATTAGGAGTGTTAACGTTGAATATGTTTATTTAA
- a CDS encoding response regulator produces the protein MYSLSWSQETPQIDSLKRLLKQKVGTAETVKISNELFESYLYTSLDSADFYRKRIGEVSTKNSYQEGSYFYNSQSGRFYFAKSNLDSALFHIKAAAAIAEKLGNKAYMADNYKKISIIYDVWRNDSLSLKFINKALVSAKETDDWRLLSSIYVALGNRSFQFTQYPEALTYYLKLDSIYAAQNSLDKSLAAAYSNIGLIYSELKDSQAVKYLEKSIDVYQKLGHQEGVHYGEAALGIHYELQGNCKTSIQHLLKAKDFYEEYEDANMLAEIYMRLGSCYLKEDIGKAEEYLLKSNVLSEDAQRITFLATNYTALGDLYSARKEYRKAISYYNKTLEIKSGLENNKSEGLNVLAAYKGLIATYTKMKDFEAAVVAYEKRAVLEDSIRRFQNHLVVEELEKKYQTEKKEQEIKLLTSQAELEKQKSKNEKSLFIAGILILGLAVIALYILFRNKQKTNDKLRQLEAAKSRFFANISHEFRTPLTLISGPVAHQLSKERLSSDDKTDLGLIQRNANRLLSLVDQLLDLSKIEAGRRKLKLSKGNLDLFLKHLVEPFSYQSARKNLTFNTDINLPDEAWFDRDLVEKIVGNLLSNALKYSDKNGNIDFKAEIVNDEVRISVINENENLTEKELPKLFDRFYQNNSVNQGFGIGLSLVKELSHLSHGEVKADKPTRGTLRFSVTLPISKNAFTKEELASASDLLENSRTEFNTEIIPQPEEVQSHDESLPLLLIVDDNEEIRLFIQSLLKNDYRVLQAENGKEGVDVAFETIPDLIVSDIMMPVEDGIYLSNSLKADERTSHIPIVLLTAKSAEEDELAGLKTGADAYMIKPFKEEKLRVVIEKLIASRTAIQEKFSQQVFLKPHEIELTSIDALLLKRIQIILDDQLTDPDFSAKVFSDQIGLSRMHLHRKLKALTGFSTTEFIRAQRLKLAAQLLKDGGVNISEIGYTVGFNQPAYFSTCFKQYFGCSPSEYVAVK, from the coding sequence ATGTATTCCTTGAGTTGGAGTCAGGAAACTCCGCAAATAGACTCATTAAAAAGACTGTTAAAACAAAAGGTCGGGACGGCAGAAACCGTTAAGATTTCAAATGAACTCTTTGAGTCGTATTTATACACTTCTTTGGATTCTGCCGACTTTTATCGCAAGCGTATTGGAGAGGTTTCAACAAAAAATTCGTATCAAGAGGGGAGTTATTTTTATAATTCCCAAAGTGGAAGATTCTACTTTGCAAAGTCAAATTTAGACAGTGCGCTATTTCACATCAAAGCTGCTGCTGCCATAGCTGAAAAACTGGGGAATAAGGCCTACATGGCTGATAATTATAAAAAAATATCCATTATTTATGATGTTTGGCGAAATGATTCTCTTTCCTTAAAATTTATCAATAAAGCGTTGGTAAGTGCCAAGGAAACTGACGACTGGCGGCTGCTGAGCTCCATTTATGTAGCACTTGGCAATAGGAGTTTTCAATTCACGCAATACCCCGAAGCACTAACCTATTACTTAAAACTGGACTCTATCTACGCCGCCCAAAATAGTTTGGATAAATCTTTGGCCGCTGCATACTCAAACATTGGTCTCATATATTCTGAACTCAAAGATTCACAGGCAGTCAAGTACCTAGAAAAGAGTATTGATGTCTATCAAAAACTAGGACACCAAGAAGGAGTGCATTATGGTGAAGCGGCTTTGGGCATTCATTATGAACTTCAAGGTAATTGCAAAACTTCTATACAACATTTACTAAAGGCTAAAGACTTTTATGAGGAATATGAAGATGCGAATATGCTTGCAGAAATATACATGAGATTGGGCAGTTGTTATTTAAAGGAAGATATTGGAAAAGCGGAAGAATATCTTTTAAAAAGTAATGTACTTTCAGAAGACGCACAACGGATTACATTTTTGGCTACCAATTACACAGCACTGGGGGATCTTTATAGTGCTAGAAAAGAATATCGGAAAGCAATATCGTATTATAACAAAACGCTTGAAATTAAAAGCGGTTTAGAGAATAACAAATCAGAAGGGCTTAATGTTTTGGCAGCGTATAAAGGTTTGATAGCTACTTATACGAAAATGAAGGATTTTGAGGCAGCTGTTGTGGCCTATGAGAAAAGAGCTGTTTTAGAGGATAGCATCAGAAGATTTCAAAACCATTTGGTGGTTGAGGAACTAGAGAAGAAATATCAAACAGAAAAGAAAGAGCAGGAAATAAAATTGCTTACCTCGCAAGCAGAGCTGGAAAAACAAAAATCCAAAAATGAGAAAAGCCTTTTTATTGCAGGGATTTTAATTTTGGGCCTTGCAGTTATAGCACTCTACATCCTTTTCAGGAACAAGCAAAAAACCAATGATAAGCTAAGACAGTTAGAAGCTGCCAAATCTAGGTTTTTTGCCAATATCTCACATGAATTCCGCACTCCGCTTACCCTTATCTCTGGGCCAGTAGCACATCAATTGTCAAAAGAGCGATTATCATCAGATGATAAAACGGACTTGGGTTTAATTCAACGAAATGCAAATAGGTTATTGAGTTTGGTAGATCAACTTTTGGATTTGTCCAAGATTGAGGCCGGACGTAGAAAACTAAAATTATCAAAAGGAAATCTGGATTTATTTCTCAAACACCTCGTTGAGCCTTTCAGTTATCAATCCGCTCGCAAAAACTTAACCTTCAATACTGACATTAACCTTCCTGATGAAGCTTGGTTTGACCGAGATTTAGTAGAAAAAATCGTGGGGAACCTCCTGTCAAACGCACTTAAATACAGCGATAAAAATGGTAACATTGATTTTAAAGCAGAGATTGTTAATGATGAGGTGCGGATTAGCGTTATCAACGAAAATGAAAACTTGACCGAAAAAGAACTACCTAAGTTGTTTGACCGTTTCTATCAGAATAATTCGGTTAATCAAGGATTCGGTATAGGATTATCCTTGGTAAAAGAGTTGTCCCATTTGTCCCATGGAGAAGTTAAGGCAGATAAACCTACTCGGGGAACTTTAAGGTTCAGTGTTACTTTGCCCATATCCAAAAATGCATTTACTAAGGAAGAATTAGCCTCTGCAAGTGATCTTTTAGAAAATTCTAGAACCGAGTTCAATACAGAAATCATCCCTCAACCGGAAGAAGTCCAATCTCATGATGAATCCCTTCCGTTGTTACTAATAGTTGATGACAATGAAGAAATCAGACTTTTTATACAATCATTATTGAAAAACGACTATCGTGTACTGCAGGCGGAAAATGGAAAAGAAGGGGTGGATGTGGCATTTGAGACAATACCAGACTTGATAGTTTCTGATATTATGATGCCTGTAGAAGATGGAATTTATTTAAGTAACAGTCTAAAGGCAGATGAGCGAACGTCCCATATTCCAATTGTACTGCTAACAGCAAAATCTGCTGAAGAAGATGAACTGGCGGGACTTAAAACTGGAGCTGATGCTTATATGATAAAACCCTTTAAGGAAGAAAAATTAAGAGTGGTTATTGAAAAGTTGATTGCCTCCAGAACAGCCATTCAGGAAAAATTCAGTCAACAAGTGTTTCTTAAACCCCACGAAATTGAACTGACGTCCATAGATGCTCTATTGCTTAAAAGAATTCAAATTATACTTGATGACCAATTGACAGATCCAGATTTTAGTGCGAAAGTGTTTTCTGATCAGATAGGGTTAAGTCGAATGCATTTGCATAGGAAGTTGAAAGCTCTAACAGGATTTTCCACTACAGAATTTATAAGAGCCCAACGGCTAAAGCTTGCAGCTCAACTTCTAAAAGATGGAGGTGTGAATATCTCAGAGATTGGATACACCGTTGGGTTTAATCAACCAGCGTATTTCTCCACTTGTTTTAAGCAGTACTTTGGTTGTTCCCCTTCAGAGTATGTCGCGGTCAAGTGA